Within Paenibacillus albicereus, the genomic segment CTGACGATGATGTCGTTGCTGCTCAATTGCGCGGCACCTCCGTTCCGGATCGTTAGTTTCTATCGCCTATCGTGACTATATCTGTCGTACATATTCCACGCTTCTGATATTTTCCCTCTTTTTTCTACATATTTTTCAGGAGGGAATTCATCCCAGCGCTGGCATTTTGCATGGCCGGCGATTTCTTCATCTTCAAAAAAAGCCTATCTTAAATTCTACCATTCTTTGAAGCGAAATAAAAGGGCGGCCTTGCTCCGCCGCGTCAGCGGGAGCCTTCCCCTCCGGCTTCGCCGGGGGTCTCCTCGACCGGGCCGAAGGGCATGTACGTATCGGCCAGCAGCAGGGTCGCGCGGCCCGGGGAGCGTTCTTCGACGACGGAGTTGATCGTCGGCAGCTTGTCCTTCAGAAGCGAGACCGCCGTGATGATCTCGAAGCCCGAGCGCGTATAGATGCGGATGCGGTCGGGATAAGCCTCGGTCGGGCTCGGACTGATCTCCGACAGATGGTCCATGTCCTCGGCGCGGATGCCGGCGAGCGCCTCGCACAGCTTCTTCTTGACGGGATCGTCCTTGCGCCAGCCGGAGAGCACCGGCTTGTCCACGACGGCGCTCCCGGTATCCGCCTCCAGAATCTTGCCGCTGGCGAGGATGGCGCTCAGCTTGCCGGCGTCGTCCATCTCGAACGCCACAGGCGGGTACTCCTCCACGATGATCCGCACCTCGCCGGGAAACTTCTTCTCGACCGTCGTGCGCTTGATCGAGCCCAGCGCGCTCACGCGCTTCTCCACCGTGCCGGCCGCCGTGCCGAAGAACGCGTCTCCGGGGCGCACGCTCGCCGCCGCCTTGATGTCCGCTTCCGACGTGAACTGCTCGCCGGAGACGACGATGGCGGAAACCTTGCTGATCGCGGAATTAAAAAAAAGAATGGACAATAGAATAAGGAAAAGAAGCACCAGGACCAGGATCAGCTTGCGGCTGCCCCGTTTTTTCGGCGGCGGCTCCTTTAGAAGCGGTATCAGTTCGGCCACGCTTGTCCCTCCTCGAGCTGTAAAGCCGGCCCATCCC encodes:
- a CDS encoding cell division protein FtsQ/DivIB codes for the protein MAELIPLLKEPPPKKRGSRKLILVLVLLFLILLSILFFNSAISKVSAIVVSGEQFTSEADIKAAASVRPGDAFFGTAAGTVEKRVSALGSIKRTTVEKKFPGEVRIIVEEYPPVAFEMDDAGKLSAILASGKILEADTGSAVVDKPVLSGWRKDDPVKKKLCEALAGIRAEDMDHLSEISPSPTEAYPDRIRIYTRSGFEIITAVSLLKDKLPTINSVVEERSPGRATLLLADTYMPFGPVEETPGEAGGEGSR